The following proteins are encoded in a genomic region of Micrococcaceae bacterium Sec5.8:
- a CDS encoding cupin domain-containing protein, whose amino-acid sequence MQKISLDALARQQMAAAVAAPSGRAADTAFGGHEKTLRQTVMAFRAGTQLSEHQNPGEATVFVLRGCVRLRSGDESWQGKSGDLLIVPDGLHSLEAEEDSAILMTVAKIRT is encoded by the coding sequence ATGCAGAAGATATCGCTCGACGCCCTTGCCCGTCAGCAGATGGCGGCTGCCGTGGCGGCACCCAGCGGACGTGCGGCTGACACTGCCTTTGGCGGCCATGAAAAGACCCTCCGCCAGACGGTGATGGCGTTCCGGGCCGGGACCCAGCTCAGCGAGCACCAGAATCCCGGCGAGGCCACGGTGTTTGTGCTCCGCGGGTGCGTCCGGCTCCGCTCCGGCGATGAGTCCTGGCAGGGAAAGAGCGGTGACCTCCTGATCGTGCCGGACGGGCTGCACAGCCTGGAAGCGGAAGAGGACTCGGCGATCCTGATGACCGTCGCGAAAATTAGGACCTGA
- the heR gene encoding heliorhodopsin HeR, translating into MARTPRTADDSIRRLRPYNLVAGSLHLVQAIGFAIILTMLSTQVTFGVTADYLAGPPGFPVPPERVELFAVNVGAGVVVFLALSALFHFAVASPLFFPRYGAGLRANHNYFRWVEYALSSSVMIWLIAQTTGITDIAALISLFAANAAMIGFGALQEKYEKPGSGNFLPFVLGSLAGVVPWIVILIYFLSPGSTSTVGPPAFVYGIIISLFLFFNTFAINQWLQYRQVGPWRDYLYGERVYITLSLIAKTALAWQVFSGAIIPALTN; encoded by the coding sequence ATGGCGCGCACACCCAGGACTGCCGACGACAGCATTCGCCGTCTTCGCCCGTATAACCTCGTAGCCGGCTCTCTGCACCTCGTCCAGGCCATCGGCTTTGCCATCATCCTCACCATGCTGAGCACGCAGGTGACTTTCGGGGTGACGGCGGACTACCTGGCGGGCCCTCCCGGCTTCCCCGTTCCACCTGAGCGCGTGGAGCTCTTTGCCGTCAATGTGGGTGCCGGTGTTGTCGTGTTCCTCGCCCTCTCAGCGCTCTTCCACTTCGCCGTCGCGTCGCCCCTTTTCTTCCCGCGCTACGGTGCCGGGCTCAGAGCGAACCACAACTACTTCCGCTGGGTCGAGTACGCGCTTAGTTCCTCCGTAATGATCTGGCTCATCGCCCAGACAACAGGCATCACCGATATCGCCGCCCTGATCTCACTCTTCGCCGCCAACGCCGCGATGATCGGTTTCGGGGCACTGCAGGAAAAATACGAGAAACCCGGCAGCGGCAATTTCCTGCCCTTCGTCCTGGGGTCACTGGCCGGGGTGGTGCCCTGGATCGTGATCCTGATCTATTTCCTTTCCCCCGGATCGACGAGCACGGTGGGGCCGCCAGCCTTCGTCTACGGCATCATCATCTCGCTGTTCCTGTTCTTCAACACTTTCGCGATTAACCAGTGGCTCCAATACCGCCAGGTGGGGCCATGGCGTGACTACCTCTATGGCGAACGGGTGTACATCACTCTCAGCCTCATCGCCAAGACCGCCCTCGCATGGCAGGTGTTCTCGGGCGCCATCATCCCGGCGCTGACCAACTGA
- a CDS encoding TerC family protein, with the protein MQVPTIVWIFTIIGIVGLLAFDFFFHVRKAHTPTLRESAIWSSIYVGAALLFGVGVLMFGGVDMGTEYFAGYVTEKALSVDNLFVFLIIMASFRVPRADQQKVLLFGIVFSLIARTAFIFLGAALINSFSWVFYIFGLILLLTAGNLLRPHSHDDDSDPLVVRLAKKFLPASSHYDGDKLFTVENGKRVLTPMLLVMVAIGGTDILFALDSIPAIFGLTQNVYVVFTATAFSLMGLRQLFFLIDGLLDRLIYLSYGLAAVLGFIGVKLVLHALHENTLPFINDGEHVTVLEISTGASLLVILGVLTFTVLASIFSPKGKAKNAVSGAKRHATDYLDLNYETDITERERIFAKMVSEEEQLRALPEKYKRLIHHETEFKDLIHRAHAEHDDALQREAQR; encoded by the coding sequence ATGCAGGTCCCCACCATTGTCTGGATATTCACGATCATCGGAATAGTGGGCCTGCTGGCCTTCGATTTCTTTTTCCACGTCCGCAAGGCCCATACCCCCACCCTTCGCGAATCGGCCATCTGGTCATCGATCTACGTCGGCGCGGCCCTCCTCTTCGGCGTCGGTGTCCTGATGTTCGGCGGCGTGGACATGGGCACGGAGTACTTCGCCGGCTACGTCACGGAGAAGGCTCTCTCCGTTGACAACCTCTTCGTCTTCCTCATCATCATGGCCAGCTTCCGGGTCCCCCGCGCCGACCAGCAGAAGGTGCTGCTCTTCGGAATCGTCTTCTCCCTGATCGCCCGGACGGCGTTCATTTTCCTCGGCGCTGCCCTGATCAACAGCTTCTCCTGGGTGTTTTACATCTTCGGCCTCATCCTGCTGCTCACCGCCGGCAACCTGCTCCGGCCCCACTCTCACGACGACGACTCCGACCCTCTGGTGGTCCGCCTCGCCAAGAAGTTCCTCCCCGCATCCTCGCACTACGACGGCGACAAGCTTTTCACGGTCGAAAACGGCAAACGCGTCCTTACCCCGATGCTCCTGGTGATGGTGGCCATCGGCGGAACAGACATCCTGTTCGCGCTGGACTCCATTCCGGCGATCTTCGGCCTGACCCAGAACGTCTATGTGGTCTTCACAGCCACCGCGTTCTCCCTGATGGGCCTGCGTCAGCTGTTCTTCCTCATCGACGGCCTGCTGGACCGGCTCATCTACCTTTCCTACGGCCTCGCCGCCGTGCTGGGCTTCATCGGCGTCAAACTCGTCCTGCACGCCCTCCACGAGAACACCCTGCCGTTCATCAACGACGGCGAACACGTCACCGTCCTCGAGATCAGCACCGGCGCCTCACTCCTGGTGATTCTCGGAGTCCTCACTTTCACCGTCCTGGCGTCCATCTTCAGCCCCAAGGGCAAGGCGAAGAACGCCGTCTCGGGAGCTAAGCGGCACGCCACGGACTACCTGGACCTCAACTACGAGACCGACATAACGGAGCGGGAACGCATCTTCGCCAAGATGGTCAGCGAAGAAGAGCAGCTCCGGGCCCTGCCGGAGAAATACAAGCGGCTTATCCACCACGAAACCGAGTTCAAGGACCTGATCCACCGCGCCCACGCCGAGCACGACGACGCCCTGCAGCGGGAGGCCCAGCGCTAG
- a CDS encoding MFS transporter produces MSNSPRTGLAVAGLSLGTALNPLNSSMIAVALVVLRADFGLDVATVTWVITSFYLTSAAGQPLMGRLADRFGPRRLFIVGMALVAVTCAVAPFAPNFAVLCVARAFMALGTATAYPSAVVMVGALAKLAQVKSTRPLGRIQMANTSAAAVGPVVGGLLVGFVGWEALFLINVPLALAAIVLVRQFAPADEERERGRAADLLRDSDIPGILAFTGSLVLVMMALLNVVPGYRWWLLGAGTLLAALFVGRELRFAPPFLDLRLLGRNRPLLLVYLGFALFNGVYYFAFFGLPQLLQEAGGYAPGVVGLLMLPLAAMSVVVTPAAVRAIDRFGVKPVLVAGVVLLIVASGTMWLLTGSLAVPLVIAMTALLGVPYGVVSIASSQGMYLSTRPEERGVAAGIFQTCRYLGAITATVLIGIFYGTGVTQANWALMVLVMLGLGSVVFVVSLLWREQRS; encoded by the coding sequence GTGAGCAACTCTCCCCGGACCGGCCTGGCCGTCGCAGGCCTCAGCCTGGGCACGGCCTTGAATCCGCTGAACTCTTCCATGATCGCCGTGGCCCTCGTGGTGCTGCGTGCGGACTTCGGGCTCGACGTCGCCACCGTCACCTGGGTGATCACCTCCTTCTATCTCACCTCCGCGGCGGGCCAGCCGTTGATGGGCCGGCTGGCGGACCGGTTCGGGCCACGGCGGCTGTTCATCGTCGGCATGGCGCTCGTGGCCGTGACCTGCGCGGTGGCACCCTTCGCGCCGAACTTCGCCGTGCTCTGCGTGGCCCGCGCGTTTATGGCCCTCGGGACAGCGACTGCCTACCCGAGCGCGGTCGTGATGGTCGGTGCCCTGGCAAAGCTCGCGCAGGTGAAATCCACCCGGCCGCTGGGCCGGATCCAGATGGCCAACACCTCGGCCGCCGCCGTCGGGCCGGTGGTGGGCGGGCTTTTAGTGGGCTTCGTCGGCTGGGAGGCCCTGTTCCTGATCAACGTCCCGCTGGCCCTGGCCGCCATCGTCCTGGTCCGGCAATTCGCGCCGGCAGATGAGGAGCGGGAGCGTGGCCGTGCCGCGGACCTGCTGCGGGACTCGGACATCCCCGGCATTCTGGCATTCACCGGCTCGCTGGTGCTGGTGATGATGGCGCTGCTCAACGTGGTGCCCGGCTACCGCTGGTGGCTGCTCGGCGCAGGCACGCTGCTCGCCGCGCTCTTCGTGGGGCGCGAACTGCGCTTTGCCCCGCCGTTCCTGGACCTGCGGCTGCTGGGCCGGAACCGGCCGCTGCTGCTGGTCTACCTCGGCTTTGCGCTGTTCAACGGCGTCTACTATTTCGCGTTCTTTGGCCTGCCGCAGCTGCTGCAGGAAGCCGGCGGCTACGCGCCCGGCGTCGTGGGCCTGCTGATGCTGCCGCTGGCGGCGATGTCGGTGGTGGTCACGCCGGCCGCGGTCCGCGCGATCGACCGCTTCGGGGTGAAGCCGGTGCTGGTCGCCGGCGTCGTGCTGCTCATTGTGGCGTCGGGCACCATGTGGCTCCTGACGGGGTCGTTGGCCGTTCCGTTGGTGATCGCTATGACCGCCCTGCTGGGCGTGCCCTACGGGGTGGTCAGCATCGCGTCGAGCCAGGGCATGTACCTGTCCACCCGGCCGGAGGAACGCGGGGTGGCTGCCGGGATCTTCCAGACCTGCCGCTACCTCGGGGCCATCACCGCCACCGTGCTGATCGGGATCTTCTACGGCACAGGCGTCACCCAGGCCAACTGGGCGCTCATGGTGCTGGTGATGCTGGGACTCGGGTCGGTGGTGTTTGTCGTGTCGCTGCTGTGGCGGGAGCAGAGGAGCTGA
- a CDS encoding haloacid dehalogenase type II, which produces MSTAPPVVVFDVNETLSDMSALGQRFSDVGVPAELAKLWFATLLRDGFALTVSGDNASFADIGADVLRRLLTGTELDRPLDAAVDHVLNGMAGLAVHPDVPDGIRALSAAGFRLITLSNGSARIAEKLFSEAGIRDRFDVLLSVEDAPCWKPARASYDYAAAAAGTEPAGMLLVAVHPWDIHGAARAGLRTAWLNRNGEPYPQHFRAPDITVTALTDLPAALAAEL; this is translated from the coding sequence ATGAGCACCGCCCCGCCCGTTGTGGTCTTTGACGTCAACGAGACCCTTTCCGATATGTCGGCCCTCGGGCAGCGGTTCAGCGACGTTGGGGTGCCTGCCGAACTGGCCAAGCTCTGGTTCGCTACTCTGCTGCGCGATGGTTTCGCCCTCACAGTCAGCGGCGATAATGCATCGTTTGCGGACATCGGAGCCGACGTGCTCCGCCGGCTTCTCACCGGCACGGAGCTTGACCGCCCCCTCGACGCCGCTGTGGACCACGTCCTGAACGGCATGGCCGGGCTGGCGGTGCATCCGGACGTTCCTGACGGAATCCGGGCACTCTCCGCTGCCGGTTTCCGGCTGATCACCCTGAGCAACGGATCGGCCCGCATCGCCGAGAAGCTGTTCAGCGAGGCGGGAATCCGGGATCGGTTCGATGTGCTCCTCTCCGTCGAAGATGCCCCCTGTTGGAAGCCTGCCCGGGCCTCCTACGACTACGCTGCTGCAGCCGCCGGGACGGAGCCCGCCGGGATGCTGCTGGTGGCCGTCCATCCCTGGGACATCCACGGCGCAGCCCGCGCGGGGTTGCGCACGGCCTGGCTGAACAGGAACGGTGAACCCTACCCGCAGCACTTCCGGGCCCCGGATATCACCGTGACCGCCCTGACCGACCTTCCGGCGGCCCTGGCAGCAGAGCTCTGA
- a CDS encoding glycerophosphodiester phosphodiesterase family protein, giving the protein MRTVLTAAAAAALIAALAGPAVAASNPEAGSPSSNAAGAAADKAPTSIKTNESNGSFDLQAHRGGRGEWTEESLAAFRNSLKLGVTTLELDTHLTSDGKIIVWHDDTIQADKCQDTAPAAPGDAAFPYVGDRVAELSLAQIKTLDCGFTQLKGFPEQDVIEGNRIGELKDVFGLVRDADAKKVRFNIETKVEDGKSGGEGMVALTKAVVAEIQGSGMAERTTVQSFDWSSLNLTKQIAPELPLVALSSGDAWLEVGKPGASPNLGGIDIDTYGGSLAKAAAAQGYDAVSPAFRSVTPAMIAEAHELGLPVIPWTVNTAADMNRLMDLGVDGIITDYPTRLRTVMEERGLKLPKAYAPKG; this is encoded by the coding sequence ATGCGCACAGTCCTGACTGCCGCGGCCGCCGCCGCGCTCATCGCTGCCCTGGCGGGCCCCGCCGTCGCCGCTTCAAACCCCGAAGCCGGATCGCCGTCGTCGAACGCCGCCGGAGCGGCCGCCGACAAGGCACCCACCAGCATCAAGACCAACGAAAGCAACGGTTCCTTCGACTTGCAGGCGCACCGGGGAGGCCGCGGCGAGTGGACCGAGGAATCCCTGGCCGCCTTCCGCAACTCCCTGAAGCTGGGCGTGACCACCCTGGAACTGGACACCCACCTGACCAGCGACGGCAAGATCATCGTCTGGCATGACGACACCATCCAGGCGGACAAATGCCAGGACACGGCCCCGGCCGCGCCGGGCGACGCCGCCTTCCCGTATGTCGGGGACCGGGTCGCCGAGCTCTCGCTCGCCCAGATCAAAACCCTCGACTGCGGGTTCACTCAGCTCAAGGGGTTCCCGGAGCAGGACGTGATCGAGGGCAACCGGATCGGCGAGCTCAAGGACGTGTTCGGGCTGGTCCGCGACGCCGACGCCAAAAAGGTCCGCTTCAACATCGAAACCAAGGTGGAGGACGGGAAGTCCGGCGGCGAGGGCATGGTGGCCCTGACCAAGGCAGTGGTCGCGGAGATCCAGGGCTCCGGCATGGCGGAGCGCACCACGGTGCAGTCGTTTGACTGGTCCTCGCTGAACCTGACCAAGCAGATCGCCCCGGAGTTGCCGCTCGTCGCCCTGTCCAGCGGCGACGCCTGGCTCGAGGTGGGTAAGCCCGGCGCCAGCCCCAACCTCGGCGGCATCGATATCGACACCTATGGCGGCTCCCTCGCCAAGGCCGCAGCGGCCCAGGGCTACGACGCCGTCTCCCCCGCCTTCCGCTCCGTCACCCCGGCGATGATCGCCGAGGCCCACGAGCTCGGGCTGCCGGTGATCCCGTGGACCGTCAACACCGCGGCGGACATGAACCGGCTGATGGACCTCGGCGTGGATGGCATCATCACCGACTACCCCACCCGTCTGCGCACCGTGATGGAAGAGCGCGGACTGAAGCTGCCCAAGGCTTACGCACCGAAGGGCTGA
- a CDS encoding amino acid ABC transporter permease, protein MSEPEPGRMLEAEPGGTPSASRKHHADDAPAEAIVAIPLRHPWRNAVAVVLVLGLAVFVLDAAQRPDFGWPDVGKYIFDRRISQAAWVTLWLTIYAMIGAIVIGLLLAIMRLSPNPVLKSIAWLYIWIFRGTPVYVQLVFWGIVSLIYPVFTLGIPFTTPWVTIPNEVFTNLFITAVIGLALNEAAYMSEIVRAGLLSVDEGQEEASTALAMSWGQTMRFVVVPQAMKIIIPPTGNEVISMLKTTSLVAAIPLSIDLYGVSRGISAVTFTPVPLLIVASLWYLLFTSVLMVGQHFIEKRFSRGTGRVKTDKEPATPGQAPAAGPGTPGTPLGTDFGGKG, encoded by the coding sequence ATGAGCGAGCCTGAACCCGGCCGGATGCTGGAAGCGGAACCCGGCGGGACGCCGTCGGCCAGCAGGAAACACCACGCTGACGACGCCCCGGCGGAAGCGATCGTCGCCATCCCGCTGCGCCACCCCTGGCGGAACGCGGTGGCGGTGGTCCTGGTCCTCGGGCTGGCGGTGTTTGTGCTGGACGCCGCCCAGCGCCCGGACTTCGGCTGGCCCGACGTCGGCAAGTACATCTTTGACCGGCGGATCAGCCAGGCGGCGTGGGTGACGCTGTGGCTGACCATCTACGCGATGATCGGCGCGATCGTCATTGGACTGCTGCTGGCCATCATGCGGCTCTCGCCGAACCCGGTGCTGAAGAGCATCGCCTGGCTGTACATCTGGATTTTCCGCGGCACCCCGGTCTACGTCCAGCTGGTTTTCTGGGGGATTGTGTCCTTGATCTATCCGGTGTTCACGCTGGGGATTCCGTTCACGACGCCGTGGGTCACCATTCCGAATGAGGTCTTCACCAACCTGTTCATCACCGCCGTGATCGGGCTGGCCCTCAACGAGGCCGCGTACATGTCCGAGATCGTGCGTGCCGGGCTGCTGTCCGTGGATGAGGGCCAGGAGGAGGCGTCGACGGCGCTGGCCATGTCCTGGGGTCAGACGATGCGGTTCGTCGTGGTCCCGCAGGCCATGAAAATCATCATTCCGCCTACCGGCAATGAGGTGATCTCGATGCTCAAAACCACGTCCCTGGTGGCCGCGATTCCGCTGAGCATCGACCTGTACGGGGTGTCCCGCGGGATTTCCGCGGTGACGTTCACCCCGGTGCCGCTGCTGATTGTGGCGTCCCTCTGGTACCTGCTGTTCACCTCGGTCCTGATGGTGGGGCAACACTTCATTGAGAAGCGGTTCTCCCGCGGCACCGGGCGGGTCAAGACGGACAAGGAACCGGCGACGCCGGGCCAGGCACCGGCGGCAGGTCCCGGCACGCCCGGCACCCCGCTCGGCACTGATTTTGGAGGAAAAGGATGA
- a CDS encoding ABC transporter substrate-binding protein has product MRTRYLLPVLTVATALSLSGCVNNSEPAATGGASGGASGTADAIDVQKSDSIAAMLPEKIKSAGVLNVGMANNYPPNEFKDDNGAPAGWSVDLTNALGKVMGLKVNFDIGTFDNILPAVRAGKDDMGMSSFTDTLEREKQVDFVNYYSAGIQWAAPKGKTVDPENACGLKVAVQATTYEDTHEVPAKSKACTDAGKPAITIFKYDAQDQATNALVVGQVDAMSADSPVTLYAISKTKDKLQTAGNAFEVAPYGIPVAQGSEFTPVLQKALQSLIDDGTYTKILSKWGVEAGGVKTADLNVAAKG; this is encoded by the coding sequence ATGCGCACCCGATACTTACTCCCCGTCCTCACCGTCGCCACAGCGCTTTCGCTCTCCGGCTGCGTCAACAACAGCGAACCCGCCGCCACCGGCGGAGCATCCGGCGGCGCATCCGGAACCGCGGACGCCATCGACGTGCAAAAGAGCGACTCCATCGCCGCGATGCTCCCGGAGAAAATCAAGAGCGCAGGCGTCCTGAACGTCGGCATGGCCAACAATTACCCGCCTAACGAGTTCAAGGACGATAACGGTGCGCCGGCAGGCTGGTCGGTGGACCTCACCAACGCCCTGGGCAAGGTCATGGGCTTGAAGGTCAACTTCGATATCGGCACGTTCGACAACATCCTGCCCGCCGTGCGCGCCGGCAAGGACGACATGGGCATGTCCTCCTTCACCGACACGCTGGAACGCGAAAAGCAGGTGGACTTCGTCAACTACTACTCCGCCGGAATCCAGTGGGCCGCGCCGAAGGGCAAGACCGTGGACCCCGAGAACGCCTGCGGGCTCAAGGTCGCCGTCCAGGCCACCACATACGAGGACACCCACGAAGTGCCCGCCAAGTCCAAGGCCTGCACCGACGCCGGCAAGCCCGCCATCACCATCTTCAAGTACGACGCGCAGGACCAGGCCACCAACGCCCTGGTGGTGGGACAGGTCGACGCCATGAGTGCCGACTCGCCCGTGACCCTCTACGCCATCTCCAAGACCAAGGACAAGCTGCAGACCGCCGGCAACGCCTTCGAAGTGGCGCCCTACGGCATCCCCGTGGCCCAGGGCAGCGAGTTCACCCCGGTGCTGCAGAAGGCGCTCCAGTCACTGATCGACGACGGCACCTACACCAAGATCCTGTCCAAGTGGGGCGTGGAAGCCGGCGGAGTTAAGACGGCGGACCTCAACGTGGCAGCCAAAGGGTGA
- a CDS encoding YegP family protein: MAGQFEIFTDAEANVRFRLLGPDGTVLAVSKAYEDKRAAAEGIMAVRECAGTGLIKEVRSNAWGGTGTNRPGLPTPAHRRHRHVPAV, translated from the coding sequence ATGGCAGGACAATTCGAAATCTTCACGGACGCGGAGGCAAACGTCCGTTTCAGGCTCCTCGGCCCCGACGGTACGGTACTGGCGGTTTCCAAGGCGTACGAGGACAAACGTGCGGCAGCGGAAGGCATCATGGCAGTCCGCGAGTGCGCCGGCACGGGCCTGATCAAAGAAGTCCGCTCCAACGCCTGGGGCGGCACTGGCACCAACAGGCCCGGCTTGCCCACCCCGGCTCACCGCCGGCACCGCCACGTTCCCGCCGTCTAA
- a CDS encoding diacylglycerol kinase family protein, with protein MTVIPFDRIQQTRRWWARAAFAAVLCAAAVLLVSAGVAGIVALLLTGAGGIVMTLAGIYWFLTNRGALRWGALALAGLAPLVVLFLFIQAGLLWEIVLTLALVFGALVCARAALREHRAELQVVEHPAPAVRHPFVVMNPRAGGGKVVKFDLQRKAEQLGAEVALLQGPGRVDVAALARDAVARGADLLGVAGGDGTQALVAGIAAEHDLPFLVISAGTRNHFALDLGLDREDPVTGLEALRDGVELHVDLGRINGRTFVNNSSFGVYAEVVQSPEYRNDKAGTVLQMLPDLIQGDRGARLRVNLDGVTVDGPQAVLVSNGPYGSHDLAGLGRRTRLDRGVLGAVTLSVISPRKAVGLLHRASKRGLIQRTAEEVVVDADVPEIPVGVDGEALLFATPVRCTIEPGALRVLVPRNRPGVLPDQPELDLVRLRELAWGRGRHSGGPAPAYSDLTE; from the coding sequence ATGACTGTCATTCCTTTCGACCGGATCCAGCAGACCCGGCGGTGGTGGGCTCGGGCCGCCTTCGCCGCGGTTTTGTGCGCAGCGGCGGTCCTGCTGGTGTCTGCCGGTGTAGCGGGGATTGTTGCGCTCCTGCTCACCGGTGCCGGCGGCATCGTGATGACCCTCGCCGGGATCTACTGGTTCCTGACCAACCGTGGTGCCTTGCGCTGGGGTGCGCTGGCGCTGGCAGGGCTCGCTCCGCTGGTGGTTTTGTTTCTCTTCATCCAGGCCGGGTTGCTGTGGGAAATCGTCCTCACGCTGGCGCTGGTGTTTGGGGCGCTGGTCTGCGCGCGGGCCGCCCTCCGGGAGCACCGGGCGGAGTTACAGGTGGTTGAGCACCCCGCGCCGGCGGTGCGGCATCCTTTTGTGGTGATGAATCCGCGTGCCGGCGGGGGCAAGGTGGTGAAGTTCGATCTGCAGCGGAAGGCGGAACAACTCGGCGCCGAGGTGGCGTTGCTTCAGGGACCGGGCAGGGTGGACGTCGCGGCCCTGGCCCGGGACGCGGTGGCGCGGGGAGCCGATCTGCTCGGTGTCGCCGGCGGTGACGGTACCCAGGCGCTGGTCGCCGGCATCGCTGCCGAACATGATCTACCGTTCCTGGTGATCAGCGCCGGCACCCGCAACCACTTCGCCCTGGACCTCGGCCTGGACCGGGAGGATCCCGTCACCGGCCTTGAGGCGCTCCGTGACGGGGTGGAACTGCACGTCGATCTGGGCAGGATCAACGGCCGCACGTTCGTGAACAACTCCTCCTTCGGGGTCTACGCCGAGGTGGTGCAGAGCCCGGAGTACCGCAACGACAAAGCCGGTACCGTGCTGCAAATGCTTCCGGACCTGATCCAGGGCGACAGGGGTGCACGCCTGCGGGTCAACCTCGACGGCGTCACCGTGGACGGGCCCCAGGCTGTGCTGGTCAGCAATGGGCCCTACGGCAGCCACGACCTCGCCGGCCTGGGCCGCCGCACCCGGCTGGACCGGGGCGTGCTCGGCGCGGTGACGCTCTCTGTCATCAGCCCCCGGAAGGCCGTTGGCTTGTTGCACCGGGCCTCCAAACGCGGCCTGATCCAACGCACCGCGGAGGAAGTGGTGGTCGACGCCGACGTACCCGAGATTCCGGTCGGGGTGGACGGAGAGGCGCTGCTGTTCGCCACCCCGGTGCGGTGCACCATCGAACCCGGCGCCCTGCGGGTGCTGGTGCCGCGGAACCGGCCGGGAGTCCTGCCCGACCAGCCCGAACTTGATCTGGTCCGGCTCCGGGAACTGGCCTGGGGGCGTGGGCGGCATTCCGGCGGTCCGGCTCCGGCGTACAGTGACCTTACTGAATGA
- a CDS encoding acylphosphatase → MAEFPRNDPGEMVRLTARVAGVVQAVGFRYWTVRKAGELGLTGTVRNNDDGTVAIAAEGAQPVVLEFRRWLRSPDAPGRVDSVDETISRATGEFKDFDVAY, encoded by the coding sequence ATGGCTGAGTTTCCGAGAAACGATCCCGGCGAGATGGTCCGGCTGACGGCGCGGGTGGCTGGCGTGGTGCAGGCCGTGGGGTTCCGCTACTGGACGGTGCGCAAGGCCGGGGAACTGGGGCTGACCGGAACGGTACGGAACAACGACGACGGCACGGTGGCTATCGCCGCCGAGGGTGCCCAGCCGGTGGTGCTGGAGTTCCGCCGCTGGTTGCGCTCGCCGGACGCGCCGGGCCGGGTGGACAGCGTGGACGAAACCATTTCCCGGGCCACCGGTGAATTCAAGGACTTCGACGTGGCGTACTGA
- a CDS encoding amino acid ABC transporter ATP-binding protein — translation MTDAPMVLAERVSKNFGTNKVLRGISLEVDSGEVLCIVGPSGSGKSTFLRCINHLERVDGGRLSVDGQLVGYRQKGDKLYELKLKEAAFQRQEIGMVFQRFNLFPHLTAVENIILAPMRVKGISKAKATARAMELLERVGLGDKGDAYPAHLSGGQQQRVAIARALAMDPKLMLFDEPTSALDPELVGEVLDVMKELAKSGMTMIVVTHEMGFAREVADTLVFMDEGVVVEAGPPRQVLGAPQHDRTKAFLSKVL, via the coding sequence ATGACGGACGCGCCGATGGTGCTTGCGGAGCGGGTCTCCAAAAATTTCGGCACCAACAAGGTGCTGCGCGGCATCAGCCTCGAAGTCGACTCCGGGGAGGTGCTGTGCATTGTGGGCCCCAGCGGTTCGGGCAAGTCCACGTTCCTGCGGTGCATCAACCACCTCGAACGGGTGGACGGCGGCCGGCTGTCGGTTGACGGGCAGCTGGTGGGCTACCGCCAAAAGGGCGACAAGCTCTACGAGCTCAAACTCAAGGAAGCGGCCTTCCAACGCCAGGAAATCGGCATGGTCTTCCAGCGGTTCAACCTCTTTCCGCACCTGACCGCGGTGGAGAACATCATCCTGGCGCCCATGCGGGTAAAGGGAATCTCCAAGGCCAAAGCCACGGCCCGTGCCATGGAACTGCTGGAGCGGGTGGGCCTGGGGGACAAGGGCGACGCGTATCCGGCGCACCTGTCCGGCGGGCAGCAGCAGCGCGTCGCCATCGCCCGCGCCCTGGCCATGGACCCGAAGCTGATGCTCTTCGACGAGCCCACCAGCGCCCTGGACCCGGAGCTTGTGGGCGAGGTGCTGGACGTCATGAAGGAACTGGCCAAGAGCGGCATGACCATGATCGTGGTGACCCACGAGATGGGGTTCGCCCGCGAAGTGGCAGACACGCTGGTATTCATGGACGAAGGCGTCGTGGTGGAGGCCGGCCCGCCCCGGCAGGTCCTGGGCGCTCCGCAGCATGACCGGACCAAGGCGTTCCTTTCCAAGGTCCTCTAA